A region of the Armatimonadota bacterium genome:
TTTAATAGTTCCTGCTGTTGTTATTCTTGTTGTTCTTGCTTGGGGTGCTCGAGTTCAAATTGGATATTGGAAGGACAGCATTACTTTGTTTCAACGCGCGCTTGCAGTAACGAAAGGCAATTACCTAGCACATCAAAACCTAGGTGTGGCATTGTTCCACCAAGGCAAGCTTGACGCTGCCGCTAATGAATTCCGTGCCGCGCTGAAGTTAAAGCCATCTTATGCGCCTGCACACAATGGCCTTGGTGCCGTCCTTATGTGCCAAGGTAGGTATAACAAGGCAGTTAAGCACTTCAGTGCTGCTATTAGATTCGACCCTCGCCTCGAGGATGCAAGGAATAACATGGCTTTCATCATGGAGAAGTGGGGCAGAAATGACGAGGCAATTGCCCACTATGAGGCGGTTTTGCGGATAAATCCTGACAATGCTGATGCTCATAACAATCTAGGCTTGGTATTAGCGAAATTGGGACGTTTTGACGAAGCAGCAGCCCATTTCTCCAATGCGCTAAAACTTAAACCCAATGATGCGGAAATTCATTGCAATCTCGGCTCAGCCTTCGTTAAGCTTGGGCGGTTTGATGAAGCAGTTAGGCATCTCAGTGTTGCTGTAAAAATTAACCCGCAATTAATTGAGGCGCACTATAACTTGGGGAATGCCATGGTATCGCTGGGGGAGCTTGATAAGGCCGTCGAAGAATACAGAAATGTATTGCAAATAAAGCCAAACCATATCCCTGCAAGAAATAACATTGCGGCGGTTTTGTATCTTCAGGGAAAATATTCCGAGGCATGGAAAGAGATTCAGAAATGTCAAAGTTATGGTGGCACCCCAAATCTTGAATTAATCCGTTTGCTATCAAGTAAAGCACCTCGGCCTCGCTAGATTCGTTTAATGTGTTGGTAAGTCTGGAAAATGCCGCAAATTGGCATGGAATTTGCACATGACTAAATTGGAAGAGGAAGCCTCAAGCAAGGAGGTAGGGTATAGTGAAAGTTCTGGCTACTTTTTTGGCATTAATTATAATTATGTGCTTTGTAGAGACTGCCCAAGCTTTTAGCAACTGGGTAGCTGGTTTCTAAAGGTTGACCTTGCCTCGAATTGGGTCAGCGAGGCAATTTCTACATCGGAAGCGAGTAGAGTCACGTAGTGAAGCATTCTTATTGCATATCACTTTCTGAGTGCTAGTGACGCCGTATTAAGCCCCGATTATTATCGGGGCTTCTTCTTTTTATAAAGGTGAATCTCAATCATTGAGAGCGGTAGCCACCTGCTGTTTTACACAATATTAACCAAGGGTAACAGACTCCATAAGCATTATGAAATAAGCGCAGAACAGGAGGGAGTAGATAATGCCACTGCGTACGAACGGCGTCATTTGGCTGCGAATGCCCTCTTTTCTTTTAACCTTTTCCATAATCCTTGCCGTCTTGATTTCACTTTTGTTGCCAAAATATTTCGGATTGGCGGCAAGTTTGCCCTCTGACATTGCTCAGCAGAATTCAATCCTCCCGATTCTTGAGAAGTCATTTAGCGAAATTGCCCAACGCGTGGAACCAGGCGTGGTTAGCATAACTGCAGTACGCCCTCCGGATTTGAGGGGGAACCTTCGCGAGAATTCAGAATCACTTGACAAGTACTCCCAAGGTTTCTTACATCCTGAGTATTCTTCTAACACTACGAATAAGTTCTCAGGCAATTTTACTGTTCAATCTGAAACTGCAAACGGTTCTGGCACCATAATTCGACGAGATGGACGCAACTTCTATATCCTAACAAATTATCACGTTGTTGCGAATTCGTATGCCGTTTCTGTAAGGCTTGCTGATGATACTGATTTGAAGGGCATAGTTGTTGGTGTAGACCCAGCAACAGATTTGGCAGTCGTACGGGTATCTTCGCCAAGGTTGAGCGATGAGAATGTTTTACCGCTAGGTGATTCTGATAAGGTTAAGGTTGGTTCCTGGGTTCTGGCTGTCGGCAGTCCGTTTGGTTTCGAGCATACGCTTACTTTTGGCATAATAAGTGCTCTTCAGCGCCAACTTGAAGACGAGGATACTCAGTATCTCAATCTAATACAGACTGATGCGGCCATCAACAAAGGCAATAGTGGCGGGCCGCTTCTTGATATGGAAGGCAGAGTAATTGGCATAAATACCGCGATTGCATCCCCGACGGGCGGTTTTATTGGTTTGGGGTTTGCAATTCCAATCAACGATGCGAAGGAGATACTGGATGAGCTTATCACCAATGGTCGAGTTGTGCGGGGCTGGCTTGGTATTGGTATACAGCAGCTCACCCCGGTGCTTGCGGAGTATTACAATGTTAAAAGTGGAGTTCTTGTGGCTTATGTGGATGAGAAAGGTCCTGCTTCTTTTGCTGGCCTTAAGAGTGAGGATATTATTATCTCCTATGGTGGAGTTCCAATCAATAATGTAGCAGACCTCAAGCGTTTGGTGGCTCATACTGAACCTAGAAACCGGGTAACCCTTGCAATAGTGAGGGACGGGAAGGAAATAAATATATCAGTCCGAGTGAGGGAATCGCCGAAAACGCCAAAGGCACGTCCAACCGCACCTGAAACCTTTGAGAAGTTGACTCCTGGATTCCAGACTAGGGCGATGACTCCGGCGATGGCAAAACGAATTGGTTTGGACGTTGTTATGGGAGTGATTGTTACGCAGGTAGAGCCGGGGTCTGCGGCGCAGGCAGCAGGTCTTGAGGTTGGCGACGTAATATTAGCGCTCAATGGCAAGTCTGTTGGAGGATTCCGCCAGTTTGCCGAGATGTGGGCGGATATTCAAGTTGGGGATATAGTCGTTATGCGCGTTTTGCGTGATGGGTTGCCACGGATAATCGGATTCCGTTGGGAGTAACAATCAGAAGCTTAATTCAGCTTCTTTATATCAGCCGGTTGTCTGGCACGAATTACCGGGATTCTTATTTCAGTATACGCAGGAATTTCAATGGTGCTGATGCCGGTCACGCTTACAAAATCGTTCCTTTTAACGGAAGGCGTCCCGGCTGTGTAAACCTTCAGTCCTGTAAGGCCCGAACCATCATCTAGATTAGATCCATCGTCGATGTATATGAAATTTCGGCCGACGCTTGTAACTTTGCCCCACGTTTTTACCAATAGCCCTGTGTTCGGTAGTCCAATTCCGCCCGTTATGCCTCGATATCCCAGCTCCTGCCCTCCAACATCTTTATTTGAAATACCTAGTGGAGCTACTGTTATTCCATTACCTACTATTGTGACGCGTGGGTTGATAATAGCTAATTCGCCGTTTGGAAAATCCTCAGGCTTTGCTGTATAAAGCTCGCCAGCAACTTCCACAAGGTCGCCTATTGACGTTGGTGTGGTTACCGATTGACCATAATAGACCATTATTCCTGCCGATCGGTCGGGTTCCTCGATATAGAATCTGTCCCCAAACTGTGCCGTTCCTGCCGTTACGGGCTTTGCAGATAGTTTGACAAACTCACCAATTTCGGCGTTCCAAAGCTCTCCGATGGTTGAATAAGTTTCAAACGCCTCACTGAGCGCCCGATATGCGTTAATTCTTCCCCAACCTGTATACCTATCCCAGCCTGTTGTGCCGATATCGTCGCAGGTTTGCTCAATTTGGTCGCGCACTTGTTGGTTTGTCCAGTCCGGGTGCGCTGACCATATGAGCGCGGCTAAGCCAGAAACGAATGGCGTTGAGGCTGAAGTTCCACTCAGTATCTCGTAGCCATCGAACAACCATGACCAATACCACCACGGTACACTGCTAATTATGAAGCTCCCTGGCGCCATGACATCGAGTGAATCTCCATAGTTGCTTCCACCTTCGCCCCAGTCAGCAGCTGTGCAACGCATATCATATTCATTGGTTGCACCCACTGAGATTGTCGCTGGATAGTATGAGGGATAATGCGGGTCAGTTCGGTCATCAAGGCCGTCATTGCCACTTGCAGCGGTAAGTACACATCCGGCGGCCCACGCTTCATTCACTGCAGCTTCCAAAGCTGGCACGTGCAAATATGTGCCAATGCTCATATTGATAACTTTGGCGCCGTGCTCGACAGCCCAGATTATGCCTTCGGCTGCGTCTGCTTCTTCTCCATAACCGTCGGCGTTCAACACCTTAATTGGCATAAGAAGGGCATTCCAATTAACTCCGGCTATTCCCGTGTAGTCATCTCCCCACGCGGCGGCAATTCCTGATACAAAAGTACCATGCATATGGTCGTCTTCTGTATTTGACGAACCATCAATCGCATTGTAGCCAGCGACAATCTTACCTGCTAAGTCAGGGTGGCTGGAGTCTATGCCTGTGTCTATTATTGCAATTATTATGCTATCTGAGCCAGTGTTTATATCCCATGCCTCAGGGGCATGTATATCGCATCGCCCATAGCTGTTATAAAGACCCCATTGCAGGAAGAAAAGCTCGTCGTTTGGAAACAAATCGGCGTGTATTATATGGTTCGGGCTAGCGAAGTTTACATGAGGGTTACGTGAAAACTCGGCTTGCGCTTCTTCGATTGTTTTCCCTTTTGGCAGACGGAGGCGGTATACATTAATCCGCGGGATAACTTCTTTGACGGAAGCACCGTGTTCTTTAATTATCTTATCTGCTGGCGCACCTTTTCGAAATTGCACAAGTATTTCGCCAGGTACGTATTTCTCATGTCTTGGAAGCGAATGCTTCCATGGTAGTGCAAAGCAAAGGGTGGGCAGAATCAAGAAGTAAATGGCTAATATTGAAGCGTATCTAATGCTTTTCATTTATATCGCACTACTTTCCAAGCGATTTTCTAATTCGCTTGAATGTCGGTGTACGAGGGGTTGTTAGTGATTACTGGCTTTCATTTTTGAAGACTTTGCATTTCTACTCTATCACCGACAGCTCGAATTGTCAACTAACTGCTCACAAACTGGCAATTTTACTAGCTTGCTTGACACTTTTGCCCATGGTTGTTAGAATAATAGCGATCTCCTATCTCGGTTATATAAAATGCACTTGGTATAAAAGCGATAGCAGGCAATGCAATTTACCTGCTATCGCCCTGGAGAGAGGTGATCGTATAGCGTAGGGTATTAGACACGCAAGCAATTCGGACGCTATACTATTTTTTTGCTACCCCATTGCAATCATATTCCAAACCTATGGGCATAGCTAGCCTGCAGGGAATGCATTTATTGAAGCATTGGCATTGCATACTATACCAGGATGGTGACGGTTATGGACCTGGCAGCTATAGAATCAAGACTAATGTCAGGCGAGGAATTGAAGATCAAGTATAAATATCCTCGGCAATTGGGTCCTGGGGAAAAGGGTTCGGCTTATGGGGTACGCAGCGACAAATTGGTTGATGTTTCTACGGAACTACGGCGATTTTATGTGATTTTTCGCGGCCAGACGCCAATCTGGATTGAAGAGAATGAAGTAATAGAAATCACCCCTGATGATGGTGTATATCAGGAGTTCGAGGAATAGGGTCTAGCTACTACAAAGTGTTTTTTTTGTGATTTTACGGCAATTCAGCATACTCTTGTGCGGCAATTACAAAGGCTTTGAATAGACGTTTACATGGCTTATAGATGTATTCATCTGATGCTTTCTCTGGATGCCATTGGACCGCTATTATCCAGGGATGGTTCAATCCCTCAAGTCCTTCGATAAGTCCATCTGGTGCGAACGCAACGGGCACAAGCCTTGGCGATTTTTCCTTTGCGGACACTCCTTGATGATGGCGGCTGTTTACTTTCTTGATATCTGGCCCGAGAATTTCATATAAGCGACTATCCTCGCGAATTTGTATGTCGTGTGAGCTACTTGAACCCGATTTATGCTCTGGCTCATCTTCTTTAGTATATGATTTATGCCTTAGGCCAGTGCGAACATCTTTCACTAAACTGCCACCAAGTGCGACATTCAAAACCTGAAAGCCGCGGCATATCCCAAGAATAGGCATGCCCTTTAAGTAGGCCGCACGAATAAGCGGAAGTTCAAGCGCATCGCGCTCGGGGTCGCAGTCCATTTTATATTTTGCAATCAATTCCTCCGTTGAGAGTTTTTCATCCCCTGGCTCGGTCCGCGAATTATAATTATCGGGGTGAACGTCCCGACCGCCACTCAGGAGGAGACCGTCAATTTGGAGCAGAGATTCATGGAGCTCTTGGGGGTCGAGATATGGAGAGGGACAGAGAAATATCGGCGCTCCTCCCGCATCTCGAATAGCATCAGCGTAGGGTTGGTAATCCTTAAGCTGGTCGTCTGGCGGTGAATTTTTGGCTGTCCCAGTTGTAATTCCGATTACAGGTTTTTTCATGTCTTCCTTATTCTCCGGGTGATAGAATAGCAGGCAATATTTACGAATGTCAACGTCTTGAACCGTTTGCTTAATTTAATTAACGGTATACAAATGCTGCTACACAGGCGTTCGAAAAATCGGGTGATTTGCAAAAGCAGGATATAATGGGATTGGTTGGCGAAGAAAAATTTTGTTATGGAATTGATGACGCTAGAGACCGAACGCCTAGTTCTGAGGCTAATTAGAGAAAATGACGCGCCTGCTTTGCATCGGATTATGAACGATCCGGAGGTTACCCATAATCTGCTATTCCCCTATCCTTTGCCAAAGGAGCAGTTGGCGATTTGGATAAAAAGCAGTATCGAGGGCTTTAGCAGTCGTGAGAAATACCCAATGGTTATCGTGTTAAGGGAATCTAATGAGGTGATTGGCGTTTGCGCCTTCTACCGAGTCAACTGGGAACATATGAATGCCGAACTTGTCTATTGGCTTGGCAAGCAACACTGGGGCAAAGGTTATATGACGGAGGCCGTCCGCAGAATGCTTGTGTTCGGTTTTGAAGAGCTAGGATTTGAGCGAATTTATGCAGGATGTTTTACAAGAAATCTTGCCTCTCGTCGTGTTCTGGAGAAGGTGGGATTCTTATACGAAGGACTTGCTAGACATGAATTCAAAAAGGGCGACGAGTTTCTTGATGTTTTTCATTTTGGCTTGACGCGTAGCGAATTTTTCAAAGAAAAATATAAAACTCGTGTTTAGCTTACCAATCTAACTGGTTATAAATAAAACAGCTGGACCATCCACGGTGATTTATGTTCCGCTTGAAAGCGGAATGTGTATTTTGCCGTGGATGGTCCAGCTGTTTTATTATTTGGTTTCGCCGATTTGAGCCAATATAGTCTTCCAACGAGTTGGGTGCGTGTCATCTGTGTATAGAGGCTGGAATCCAAGTCGAAGATAGGTCTTTATCGCCGGGATTCGAAAGTCATCAGTCAACAGTTCTACTTCCTTAAAGCCGTGGTCCCGAAAGAAATGGAGCACAGCTAGCGACAATAAGTATCCCAAACCTTTCGACCGGTGCTCAGGCAGCACACAGACCATGTGAAGCGAACCTTTTTCCCACTCTGTTTCAGAAGGTCGCCATGCACATGCTGAGCCCACTGGCTTGCCGTTGTATGTAACGAAGAACAATCCTTCTGGCATAAATTGCGGGCACCCTGTGAGCTTTTCACGGCAGCTTTGTTCATTCCATTCGCCAATTCCTGTGTTCATTATTTCTGCCCATGCGGCTTCATCTCCAGGCTTGAATGTTCGTAATTCGTAACCCTTGGGGATTTCGATTGGCGGCAGATTGCTTAAATCCCGAATAATCATTTTTAACTGGCTGCGGCTCATTGGCTGCTTCCTAAATTTTAGTATCCCTTTATCATTTATGGCACAATTAAAAAATTCCTTTTATCCAGGAGAGTGAAACAGCACTAGAAACTTTAGTTTTTAGTGCTGTAAAGAATGATTAACGTTGCATGCTAACTATGCTGCCAATCTAGCCGCTATCGAATGGGATTTTGGACTTTGTTTACGTTTGACAATCTAAGGAGAATTCCCATAGAATATCGCAAGGAGGCGAGTGAGTAATGCGATATTCCGCGCCGCGGGGGACGCAGGACATTCTCCCGCGCGAAAGTTTTCGCTGGCAATACATCGAGGCTAAATTCCGAGAAGTCTGCAGCTTATATGGATATAATGAGCTACGCACTCCTACGTTCGAGGAAACGGAGCTTTTTACACGAAGCATAGGCGAGCATACAGACATTGTCAGTAAGGAGATGTATACCTTCCTTGACCGGGCTGGTCGAAGCATGACGCTAAGGCCGGAAGGCACGGCGCCAGTTGTGCGAGCGTATATTCAGCATAAACTTTTTGGCGAGATGCCGGTCTCGAAATTCTACTACATCGCCAGCATTTTTCGCTATGAGCGACCCCAAGCTGGAAGGTTTCGTGAGCACCACCAGGTTGGCGTGGAAGCCCTGGGCTCGCTTGACCCGGCAATTGATGCGGAGGTCATTGCATTGCTCATGCATTATTTGAGTTCGCTTGGCCTCCAAGATTTAGAGCTGAGAATTAACTCAATTGGTTGTCCGGGGTGCCGGCCTGAATACAGGGAGATTTTACAAAAGGCAGTTCAGCCTTTCCTTGTGGAATTGTGCGAAAGCTGTCAAATCAGATTCCATGCAAATCCCCTGAGGATGCTTGATTGCAAGGTGCCTCGTTGCCGAGAGCTAACCGTAAGCGTTCCAAATATCGTTGAGCATTTGTGCAAGGAATGCGATGAACACCTCAAAACCGTTCTGCACTACTTGGATATCCTTGGCATCAGCTATGTTTTGGATCCTAGATTAGTTCGAGGATTTGACTATTACACTAAAACTGCATTCGAAGTAGTGAGCACCTACCTTGGAGCGCAAAATGCTGTTGGAGGTGGCGGGCGATATGACGGTCTTGTTGCCGAAATGGGCGGCCCTCCAACTCCTGCTGTTGGTTTCGGCTCGGGAATCGAGCGAACACTTATGGTCATGGAAGCGCAAGGAATCGAAATACCAGTAGCCGATCATCCGGCGGTATTTGTGGCTACCGTTGGCGATGCCCCTCGTGAGGCGGGCATAAAACTCCTTGCAGACCTTCGGAAAGCTGGTATTTCGGCGGAGACTGATTACTCCGGCAAAAGTCTAAAGGCTCAAATGAAAGCCGCTGACCGTGCACACGTTTATTTGGTAATCATCATTGGTGAGGACGAATTGAATCGCGGCAAAGTGAAAATTCGGGATATGGAAACAAAAGAAGAAACTGATGTATTGCTAGGCGATGCAGTAGAGCAAACACGGAAGATGATTGAAAGCAAGCGAAAATCTGGTGGCAAATAGAAAAGATTATATAATTTTTGATTTAATTCAGGAGGAAAAATGGAGTGGCAGCGTACGCATAAATGTGGCGAGTTAACAGCCGCAAATATTGGCGAGGAAGTTCGCCTAAATGGCTGGGTACAAAGAAGGCGCGACCACGGTGGCATCATTTTCATTGATTTGCGAGACCGATGGGGCATTGTGCAGGTGGTTTTCGACCCCCAGACTGCCCCTCAGGCCCATGCCGAAGCAGAAACAGTGCGCAGTGAATATGTATTAAGCGTTCACGGCACAGTGAGGCGCCGCCCTGAGGGAACAGAGAACCCAAAGCTTTCAACAGGGGAAATCGAAGTAGCCGCAGACAACGTATTTATACTCAATCCAGCCAAGACGCCACCATTCCAGATTCTAGACGATGTTGAGGTTGATGAACTTGTCCGTCTGAAATACCGGTATCTCGACCTCAGGCGGCCTATAATGCAAAAAAAGCTAATACTTCGCCATAAAGTCGTTAAGCTAATTCGCGATTTCCTAAGCGAGCGCGATTTCATCGAAGTCGAGACACCAATTCTAATCAAAAGCACGCCAGAAGGGGCGCGCGACTATCTTGTGCCAAGCCGACTCTACCCAGGTCATTTCTATGCGCTACCCCAGTCCCCCCAACAGCTCAAGCAGCTTCTGATGGTGGCTGGCATAGAGCGCTATTTCCAAATCGCAAAATGCTTCCGTGATGAAGACCCACGGGCAGACCGACAGCCGGAGTTCACCCAGCTTGACTTAGAGATGTCCTTTGTTAAGCAAGAGGATATCCTCGAAGTCATCGAGGCACTCATGATTGAAATTGTTGAGAAGCTTAGCGATAAAAAAATCATTAAGCCATTTCCAAGGCTTTCATATGCGGAAACAATGGAGAAATACGGTTGCGACAAGCCGGACCTCCGCTTTGGGCTTGAGCTTGTCGACCTTTCCGACTTGTTGAAAGAAAGCCAATATCAGGTTTTTCGGGGTGCTCTTGACAAGGGTGGGCAGGTAAAGGCAGTTTTAGGCCCAGGGCTCGCACATTATAGTCGCAAGGAAATTGATGACCTAACCAATCTCGCAAAGGGATTTGGTGCAAAGGGCCTCCTTACAATCCAGGTAACTCCAGATGGCATTAAATCGCCTAGCGCAAAATATCTAAGCGAGAATGAAATGGCTGGCATCGTGAGCCGCGCTGGCGCAAAGACTGGCGATCTCATAATGATTGTTGCCGACCAGCAGCCGGCGGTTGTGGCTAAGGCGCTTGCTGGCCTAAGGCTTGAAATGGGAAAGCGTTTGGGTCTCCAGGATCCAAACTTGCTATATTTCGTGTGGGTGCTCGATTTTCCACTTTTGGAATGGAATGATGAGGAAAAGCGGTGGGATTCTTCGCACCATCCGTTTACCTCTCCAAATGAGGAGGACATTCCGCTGTTGGACACCGACCCAGGGAAGGTGCGCTCATATGCTTATGACCTTGTATGCAACGGTGCAGAGTTAGCCAGCGGAAGCGTGAGAATTCATCGGCGAGATGTTCAAGAGAAAGTATTTAATTTGTTGAATATATCGCACGAAGAGCAAATTGCGCGGTTTGGGCATATGCTTGAGGCATTTGAGTATGGTGCGCCTCCTCATGCGGGAATAGCCCCTGGGATTGACCGCCTAGTTATGCTATTGCTCGATGAGGAAAATATTCGCGAAGTGATTGCTTTCCCGAAAACGGCGACGGCATACGACCCAATGACCGGCGCGCCATCTCCTGTAACCGAAGAGCAGCTTAAGGAACTCCATATTAAGCTACGAGAAGGTGCCGTTAGCAAAATTAGAATGACATAAGATATCTTTTTGTTCTGCAAGAGTCCTGTTTCTTTTTGCGCATGTGAGGGGTATGAACTCATGTTGAGTGAAAGCACCAAATGAGCGCAGAGAGTAAACAGCGAGTTGTAAAGTTTGCAGGATTGGATATTGAACGGGGCGATCTGACTCGGGCTAAGCATCGCCTACGTTCTTTACTTCATGATTCTCCTTGTGATTCCGACGCACTTCGACTTTTGGGAAGCATCTACTTCCGGCAGCGGGATTATAGGAATGCCGTTGCTTACTGGTCAAGGTGTGGCTATTGGGGCTATGATGCGTTATTAGCAGCCAACAAGGTTTTTAGGATTATTGTGCGCGCGTTGGAGCATGAGAAGATTGAGGTGGCCCGCCATCATTTGGTTGCTTTTGCAGGAAGTTCGCCGCCTGGTGAGGTTGGTGAAAGGCTGACACTTCTTCGCGACGCTTACTTCAAACTTGGACGCAAGCGTTCTAAGCTCCTAGGGATGGCTTATGTGCCATTTTCAGGCATATTATTTTTGGGGATGCTTTCTTTAGTGGGCCTTGTGCTTGGTGCTGGATGGTCTTGGTTTCGCTTGATGATTTGCCTCTCGCTAGTAGCTACCATCATAACACTAGTAATTTGCTGTACTAAATACCTTCGAGCCTCAGCCGAATACCGCTGGTCGCTTATTCAATGTAAGCATTTGAAAACCGCGTGTGGCAATTCCTGACCTTTACGAGTGTTGATGTTGAATATTAGATTTTGATAGGATAAGGTAATCTTGTCTTGTCTTCCAACAAATGCATGACATTTTCGACGCTGAGCTAATTAGGAGTACTTTCCGTTTGGCGGCACCGCTGATTTTGGCGGCGCTTGGAGGCGTTATTTCGGAGCGTTCCGGAGTTGTAAACATTGCCCTCGAAGGAATGATGCTCGCGGGCGCTTTCTTCGGAATGCTAGGCTCATACATAACCGGCAATCCTTGGGTCGGAGTAATGATTGGAATGCTTGCCGGTGGTCTTCTTGGATTAGTTCATGCCGTTCTTACCCAACGGATGAGACTGAACCATATTGTTAGCGGGGTAGCGCTGAATATCCTTGCGCTGGGAATGACTACTTATCTGCTAAGGCGGATCTTCCAACATGCCGGTAGCTCGCCGCCAGTTAATGGGCTTCCTCAGTTTGGTGGCCAAAACCCGCTGTTTTACTTTTCCATAGTCCTTGTTGTTGGGGTGGGTTTTCTGCTATTTCGCACCCCAGCGGGCTTATGGATTAGGGCTTCGGGCGAGAATCCCGAAGCAGCTGCAGCTGTTGGAATACGCGTATGCGTT
Encoded here:
- the aspS gene encoding aspartate--tRNA ligase, yielding MEWQRTHKCGELTAANIGEEVRLNGWVQRRRDHGGIIFIDLRDRWGIVQVVFDPQTAPQAHAEAETVRSEYVLSVHGTVRRRPEGTENPKLSTGEIEVAADNVFILNPAKTPPFQILDDVEVDELVRLKYRYLDLRRPIMQKKLILRHKVVKLIRDFLSERDFIEVETPILIKSTPEGARDYLVPSRLYPGHFYALPQSPQQLKQLLMVAGIERYFQIAKCFRDEDPRADRQPEFTQLDLEMSFVKQEDILEVIEALMIEIVEKLSDKKIIKPFPRLSYAETMEKYGCDKPDLRFGLELVDLSDLLKESQYQVFRGALDKGGQVKAVLGPGLAHYSRKEIDDLTNLAKGFGAKGLLTIQVTPDGIKSPSAKYLSENEMAGIVSRAGAKTGDLIMIVADQQPAVVAKALAGLRLEMGKRLGLQDPNLLYFVWVLDFPLLEWNDEEKRWDSSHHPFTSPNEEDIPLLDTDPGKVRSYAYDLVCNGAELASGSVRIHRRDVQEKVFNLLNISHEEQIARFGHMLEAFEYGAPPHAGIAPGIDRLVMLLLDEENIREVIAFPKTATAYDPMTGAPSPVTEEQLKELHIKLREGAVSKIRMT
- a CDS encoding ABC transporter permease; this translates as MAAPLILAALGGVISERSGVVNIALEGMMLAGAFFGMLGSYITGNPWVGVMIGMLAGGLLGLVHAVLTQRMRLNHIVSGVALNILALGMTTYLLRRIFQHAGSSPPVNGLPQFGGQNPLFYFSIVLVVGVGFLLFRTPAGLWIRASGENPEAAAAVGIRVCVVRYLAVTISGLIGGLSGTYLSLGQLNMFAEGMSGGRGFIALAAVIFGKWNPYGAAGAAIFFGFFDALQMRLQGKMVGTIAIPSEFMLMLPYILTIIALTGLVGRATAPAALGRTE